The following DNA comes from Acidobacteriota bacterium.
GGCGCCCGCTGCGTCGCCTGCGCCGGCCATCTCGCCGGCGCCCAGTTCTCGGTCCAGGCCAACATGATGCTCAACGACGCAGTGGTGCCGGCCATGCGGCGGGCGTTCGAGGCATCGTCGGGGCCGCTGGCGGAGCGGCTGCTGGCGGTGCTCGAAGCCGCCGAGGCGGCCGGCGGCGACATCCGCGGCCGGCAGGCGGCGGCGATCCTGGTGGTGCGGGGCCAATCCACCGGCCGGCCGTGGGCCGACCGGCTTATGGACCTGCGGGTGGAGGACCATCCCGACCCGGTGTCTGAGCTCAAGCGCCTGCTGGCGGTGCACCGCGCCTACGAGCGGATGAACGCCGGCGACTTGGCCGTGGAGAAGAACGACCTGGCCGCCGCCATGGAGCACTACGCCGCCGCCTCCCGGCTGCAGCCCGGCAACGTGGAGATGCGCTTCTGGACCGCCGTGACCCTGGCCACGAACAACCGGCTTGAGGGCGCGCTCCCCATTTTCCGCGACGTTTTCGCCCAGGAGAAGAACTGGATCGAGATGCTGCGGCGGCTCCCCCCGTCGGGCATCATCCCCGACACGCCCGAGGGCCGGGCGCTCGTGGACCGGATCCTGACGGAGACGGGGAACTAGGGATTGCCGCGGCCCGCGGCGCCGGGAGGCGGACA
Coding sequences within:
- a CDS encoding DUF1028 domain-containing protein, translating into MAKYLLFVSLAWALGLTLWAPAAPPAAGPLAHTYSIVARDPRTGEMGVAVQSHWFSVGTIVAWAEAGVGAVATQSFVEPAYGPRGLELMRTGLSAPDALKALLAADPAEAVRQIAFIDSQGRVATHTGARCVACAGHLAGAQFSVQANMMLNDAVVPAMRRAFEASSGPLAERLLAVLEAAEAAGGDIRGRQAAAILVVRGQSTGRPWADRLMDLRVEDHPDPVSELKRLLAVHRAYERMNAGDLAVEKNDLAAAMEHYAAASRLQPGNVEMRFWTAVTLATNNRLEGALPIFRDVFAQEKNWIEMLRRLPPSGIIPDTPEGRALVDRILTETGN